The following nucleotide sequence is from Scheffersomyces stipitis CBS 6054 chromosome 4, complete sequence.
CTCATGACGATATGCAACTCACCTTTATGCTTCTGAGCCTCTTTGTGCAATCTGTCAGCGTAATCGAGAGCTGCCTTGGGGTCGTGGATTGAACATGGTCCAATGACCAAGATCAATCTGTCATCCTTACCGTTCAAGATGTCTACAGCTTGGTTTCTACCGTCCAAGATGGTCTTTTGGGAAGACTCAGGCAAGGGGTACTCGTGCTGCAATAAGTCAGGAGGAGTCAAAGGGTCGTAACCACGGACTAGTATGTTAGTATTCTGAATGTAAAGTATGTTCTATCTTATCACATATGCTCCAAAGTATTCTCTGATGATCACGACTTTGAGTATCATGTACACAAAAGAGATTCTAGAACTGCCAGACATATCCACATGCCTGGATATGTGATGTGCCATCAGCGTGTCTATTATCTGGCTTCTTTTACTTACCTCTCCAGTCCTCCATTCTGGATCTGTCTCCAACGTGCTCGTTAGTGATGAACATCTTATGTAATTAGATCGAGTATAGTGCAATCAGCAAGAAGCGTAATTTTTCGCTATTTGGCTGCtatggatcttttcgtTTAACGGATAACCTCGAGAAACAAAAACGAGTCTATGTTCAAAATGACGGAGTTTGCTTAGTTTTTATAGGAAAAGATCTAACCACTTGTGCTTCCCTTTGTGGTCGGCGATTTTTCGTTCAGTCATACTTACAGGTTGGCTCCAAACCTGCATCATGCATCGCATGTGTTTGCAGATTACGTCGGCCGCAACTAATTTGTTAGGTTCGTACTTGATCGGGGCACGACTTCGCTGACAATGCTAACTTAGCCGTGTCCTGAATGGATGAGGAAAGTGTAACAACGTGCATATAGAGCTTATCTATGAAATCAAATTGCAAGTTACAGATAACAAACTCGAGCTGTTTATGGTGAATTGGTTCCGGAGTTATTTTGTGAAAACAACCAAAATACACGTTCTGACGTGGCGTGAAATCTCGGGATTCCCGAAAGGAAGATTCGCAAGTTCGAGATATTCCGAGAACTGAgtagaatttttcagccatCTCATTTTATGCATGTAACGTAGTATATGCGCAAGAGCTTGTCGCATGGATTGTCgtgaaaatgaaaaatgacAAGACAATATTCCGTAGTAATTCACTTAGATCCAAGTCTAGATCTCTGTAGTTATTTCTGAGTAGCCAAGATATTGCCGACCGACGCTTGTCAGCTTGACTATCTGGCAATTTGACAGCGTTGCATACGATTAAAAATTCGCAACCGTTTAGTTAATCTATTTGTCTTGTTCTATTTGGCTTGTTTTAGCTACACTTTGGATATCTAGAACATATTCTTTGCTTATATACTAATAGTATGTTGATCTAGATCATATGcatctgtttctggaaGCTATTTTGACATCCCTATATCTCCTTCCTATCAACTGTGCTGTTGcaccttcttgaagaagtagacaTAGCCGTTTGTTCTCATATCCTGCAAGCtatcttctccacaaaCAACCACCTTTTCATCATTGAACAAGACCCACTTCTCCTGTCCATCGATGACCTTCTTTATAAACACTACGTAGTGCCCTGTGTGTGGCGATGTACCTTTATGGCATATCACTGACTGTAACTCGTACTTGCCGTTTGTAGAGTCACCAGATTCAAGAAGCTGttctttcaaatcttccttctctttcGACAAGTTGACTACAGCCTTTGAAGCGTCGCCAGACTCAACAATGACACCGTCGTCATCAGGATTGGTAAACAACCATTCAACGGCGCTGTTGACATCGTTGCCGTTCAAGACCAATGCCTTTTTGGCCAACTGCTGAGAAAAGCCCATGGCTGTGAGATTATCAATTGCATCCTGCGAAGGGCCAGCAGAAGCGGAAGCAGATTGTTGTGGCGATATCTGCAGAGAATCGAATGGCTCATCGATGTCTACATCTTCCATATGGGCAAAGAGCCAGTTCATGGCATCTTCGGCGCTGTTGTTGCCAGTATTGAACAACGCTTTCAAACATCTTGTCTCTGGAAATCCCATGGCAAGCAACGTATCCAAGGCTTCTCGGCTAGGTTCAAAAGCAGTGCCCTTTGTGTCTTCAGAGTCAGGCtcatcttctacttcatcGCTTGCAAAAACAGGAGCCTTGAATTCGGAGATGTCCAACCTGTCTGGAATCTCAATTGGTACATCAATCTTGACAGGTACCcagttttccaacttgatccGTTTGGCATTGACTATAAGTACATTTGGAAACGTCCTGAAGCCTCCAGACTTTATAGCTACTCCTGCGGTATCGGAGCCACAGTTGTCACATCTATAGCCCTCAATTGCTTCATTAGCACAGTAAGCTCTGAAGCAATCAATAAAATTGACAGGCTCATACTGTTTCTTACCTGTATCTTCATCTAAAGAAATAACCTTGTCTTCTATATTAACCGACAAATTGTCAGCTAGGTCAATATGCAGCGATCCATGCTTACAATTGAAACATACTGTTTTACTGGTGAACAAGTAGTTAAGttccttgttcaacgaGAGACCAAACTCGTTGTCTATCTTGTCAAGCAAATATATCAAGAACTCAAACGCATCTTGCTGTCTCTGAGTTTTGAATTCCTCGTGGTTCTCGCCGATCAAGtttttgaaagaagaaggtttTAGCCCTAACTGATAGTCGTCTCCCTTTAACGATCCTGGCTTGGAGTACCTGCCACTTAATAAACCATCGTAGATCTTGAGCAATTGAGTTTTCAAGTCACGAGCAGGATTTTCAGTATCAGGAATGCTGAGATCAGCGAAATAGTTTTGATACGATTCTAAATCAAACAAAGATTGAACCACAGAATTTAAGTAACATGAATTGCCCAAATTAAGAAAGCCTGTGAGACCCTTACCATAAACTGGAACCAATTTCGATCCATCAGGTCCCTCTAACTTGAAGTCATAGTTCATGTTCTGGTCGATGTTTAATTCTACTAAACTTTTTTCTGTCTTGACGGTTGACTTCAAGTCCAAGCCAAACCTCAAGAGTTTTTCTGCCAAATTTGGTACCTTTACTTCATCATTACATCTATAGCAATAGACATCACAGCTATCTTCACTATCCGCTGATAAGGAGCCCAACTTGACAGCTACTGGATGGTCAGTCTTTTCGAAATGGGACAATGCATGAGAGTTTCCCTTCAACGCCGTGCCAAACTGCTGTCTTCCGCAGCCTAAAGTTCCACAATGAAGACAGATCCAGAGATTTTCAGTCAACTCACATTCTGCACATCTCGACAAGTCCACAGTGCCTACGTCGAACTGTTCTACATCTACAGAGTGCTCACAAGGAAATATCTCCTGTTCCCATTGTTTTATCTCATCGTTTCTGTTCGATGAGTTGGCAGTGAGAATCTCATTCACCAAGTTCTGGAATCGCAATGTCAACTTCTCTATAGGGTACGAAATGTCATCAGCAGCATCGTATATGGATAACTTCGTATCGTACAACTCGTCATCCGGAACTTCTCGGACTTCCAATTTTTGAAGcttctggctcttctgGCCATTCTCATCGTACAAGAGCTTGTTTCTCTCTTCCTCTGGTTTGAGAGTCTTGTTGATGTTCAAATACCAGTTATTACCAGTTTTGGCATAGTTTTCAAACGTGAAATTGTACTCATCAGTTCTCAGAAAAGCCTGGTagctcttcaaatctaCATCCAATCCAAGATCGTTGTTCTCAGGTGTATCAAAGGTGTACATGCAATCGTCCTTGTAGATGCGGGAGTTGGCCGGAACTGAATCCGGAACTCCAGCTGGAATATCCAATAACGATTCTGACATTAAAATCTTTGGAATTGGTCGTTTTCGAGAAACCAATTGTTTATTTATGTATCAAGGAAGTGAAATTAAGAAATTCACgatatttcaaattgtgCTTTGCCATTGATAGTTTACGTACTGCAGCACGGATGTTCCGAAAGAGGAAGAGTTCCTTGCAACAGATATGCAGGGTGAGTTGAGAATAAATTTGGCACCCAAGCGTGAAATCATTTTCTACATTTGTATCTTTTTCTAGAATTGACTGTGGACCAATAAAATCCTTGTGTAAATAAGTATATTTACGCTGACTGATAACACTATCATATTTAATAATACTATTTTCTATTCATTATTCCAATGTTACACAAGCTCTCTTCTAAAGTGAGCGACAGAATTCACAAGTACAATCTGCTCAGCCAGGATAAAAACCAACAGGCCTTTCAAATTGCTGGAAAAGACGATTGCAAAGGGTATAAATCATGCGTATATTTCTCAAATTGGTCCGTCTACGGACGTAAGCATTTTGCCATAGATATACCTGTAGAATTTGTGACTCATGTCTTTTATGCTTTCATCACTATCGATGCCAATACTGGAAATGTCAAGTTCACAGACGAGTGGTGTGATCTCCAATTGCCGTTGGAATCGCCTGTAAGTTCCAATCAGAAAGTCACTGGTTCAATTCAGCAACTTTTCCAGATGAAGCAGCTTAATCGTCATCTCAAGGTGGTGATGTCAATTGGAGGCTGGGGGACTGAACATTTGTTCCAGGCTGTGACGAGCGATCATGCGAAGCTAGACAATTTTATCAATAGTGCTGTGAAGTTTGTTTGTGAATACGGTTTTGATGGAATTGATATCGACTGGGAGTATCCTCGCAATACCCATGAATGTAAACAGCTTGTAAAGTTACTTTCAGGAttgaagcagaagttgaacctCGTGTCTCCAGATTATTTGCTTACAATTGCCTCACCTGGGGGCGACgaaaatattgaagtttTGGACTTTCCAGAGTTGGACAAGTATCTTTCGTTCTGGAACGTCATGTGCTACGACTTCTGTGGAGAGGGCTGGTCAACCAGAACGGGGTATCATTCCAACTTGTACGGCAATAATGGGGATAATAACTTGAGTGCTAGTAACATCATTGAAAAGTACATTCAGCATGGAGTTTCTCCACAAAAATTGATTCTTGGTATGCCATTATATGGACGAGTATTCCATGGAGCTCTGTCTCCGACTGTAGGTCATTCTTTCACCAAAGAAATACTTCCTGGCTCTGTAAATGGTGATACTTGTGACTATAAGCTGTTGCCTATTAGTCAGGAGAGTTTTGATGAAAAGACGGGAAGCTGTAGCTACTACGATAGCCAAACGAAACAACTCTTTGTCTACGATAATCCTCAGGTGGCTCGGATGAAGGCTGATTTTACTAGTAAGTATAAACTTGGTGGAGGCATGTGGTGGGATTCATGTGGAGATGTTGCtatcaaagaaaaggagaGATCTCTTATTTATAACTATATCCAGCAGCTTGGGGGTAGTGCAGCATTAGAGAAGACTCCCAACCATATCTAGTACTTTTACATAGCTATTTCTAGATATATGAGGTATATCAAAAGTCAGTTTCTATACCAATACCCGTAAACACTGGTATCCAGTATTTATTACATACTAATATCTACATCTGTTGCAGCAGCTACAGCTTCCAGATATATGTCTTGCACTAAGTATCTAAATAGGACGAAAGAAGGTgctgaattgaagagtGTGTAGATGATGTGGACTATATATAATGTCAGAAGATGACAATACAGAATATGACGTGGTTCACAAGATGGAGTCCATCCTAGCGAACACGCTCAAGACGGCAGCgatcaactccaactgCAACTCACTACTTGAGCTGGCTTCTACTTCCGAGGTAATTTCCTGGCCCAAGTTCAAGCCTATACCCAAAGGACTCTGATGcgacaagttgaagggGAAATCCAGGAAGTCTGTGAGCAACTCATCGGCTCTGGCAAAGGCCTGGTCGCGCTTGTCGTAgttcaacgacaacaacacATTCTCCAACACATTGGCAGCGTACGCTCCACAGACCAAGGCAATCGTTCTCAAGTAACGGAACGACGTGTTCTGAGGAAATTGGTCATTAGCTACGGTGTCCAAATCGACATTTCTGTTGACTAATACGTTCAAGAGTCTGTTCTTGATATGTTCCTTCAGCAACTTGTCGGCAACAGGATGGGTAGCCATGtcgaacaagaagaagttctttctctcaGTCCTTAAGATTCCTTTGTCTACCAATCCTTTAGCCAAACGCTCTCTAACTTGTTTCAACTGGTAGTTGattttcatcaagttcCATGTCTCTCCACTTAACAAATCGATCCAGTTTGTCACCGACAAGTTGGAGCCATCGTTCTTCATGATCTTGAGAGCTTCATCCAACAACACTTCGCCAGTTGGCTCGGAGTCAATGACCTCGATAAGACGATCGCTCAACTCGAAACGACGTCTTGCGGGATCGTTGACCAAAGTAATCTTGTAGCGGAAGGCTAATTCAAGCAAAATACATCCTCTCAAAGCGTAGGAAATGTTGTCAttccaaaaagaaagataaCCCTCTTTGTCCTTCAATCCGATCAACAAGACTTCCTCCATAAGCGTCAAAAGTGGCAATTTCAACGATTCTCTACTCTCAATGTCTCGGGAATCGTACCCGATTTTGTGGTCAGAAACAGCTTCATTGCTGTTCTTGGTATGGTTATTATCTTCGTAGGAATCCGAAGTACGGCCACCGGAACCGGAATTTGCGCCGGAAGAGGCCGTCTTGTTACCACGACGTCTCTGCAAACCTGAAGACGACATTTACAAATATTAAGAAACAAAtacaaagaaaaaagatcaaataTCCATAccaacaaaaagaagaaactgtAAAATTCACCTTCGCTAAGACACTGTGTTAATCGTTTTTCGAAACAACAAAAAATCGATACCGACTGCACATGGAAAGAGAATCTGAAACTATATGCACACCATGAACGTCAGCCAGTACACCACATAGCACGAGAAAGAGGAtattggtggtggtagATAGTAGCAAGTAAGCTATCTAGATAGAGGTACACTGTAGGAGTATAATGCTATAAATATCGTGTAAAAAACGTTTTTGGTTGTAGAAATAATTGGGGGTGTACTGCGCTCAGTGATAAATccgatttttcactatcaAGGATGGTCCTGGACCAGGATTTTGGCTCCAAACAGCGAAATACATATCCCGACTAGAAAAACGCGTTCGAACATAGACATAAAGCATCCGATCTGCTATCCCAGCTACCTTTCTCCAGCTTGTAGTGTTGTTCATTCCAGAGACTCAAAATCGTTTGATAATTGGGCGATAATGCGCTGCATATAGCCTGCCGTGGAACTACTTGAGTCTTAGTTATGCCAGTTGGTACCTGAAACGGTGTCAATAGATCAGGAGGTGGCTGTGGGCCATTGGAAGGAAGCAGATGCCAAAAGAAGACAGGGATTCAGACTGAATTGAAGCGAATCTGAGCCTTTTCTATGTTGAATGGAACTTGGGTGGCAGTCTAGTCACATGACTGAGATAGACTTAGATTTGCTATGGTAAATCCTCTCGATTTAAAGAATGTTTAAAGAACCGTTTGGTGGCTATCATTATACAGCTTCCCATTCTCAAATGACTTCTTAGGAAACTAATATACATTCATTTGATCTTCATCTATATTCATTTGCTTCTACATAGTCTGATCTTTGGCTGCGGCAGGGGTCTGATCAGCCCTCTATACGCAGGCCACTGATAAAGTAGTCTAATAGCTTGCTACATTTTATAAATTTGAAaagcttctttctttacaCTTATTATCCAATTCAGAGACTTGTCAATTGCACATCGTCTTAGCCAACGACACATATACCACCGTTTAAGTTTCACTATCTGTCCTTTCTGGAATCCAGACTCTGGTTGTAGTACTTTCTTGTAGTTTCTAGCACTCTTATAGCTATAGTCAAGTATGGCTAGTCGAGTCGCTACTGGACGCTATCCTTCAGTTCccaacaataataatagtgATGATGAATCCTCTGTGAAAAGCGGTACGGATGCAGATgtaaaagaagattttATATCGTTTCCAACGATTCCGGATCCGGAACAGGAGAACTCCAAGACGTTATCACGAATCTTCACCAAGACGTTACGGAAAGTGACGACAAATGCTTCTCATCTAGTGCAGAATTACTCGTATTCTTCGCCAAAAGTGCAGCACACGTATCTGAATCacgatgaagaaagtaATGTTGGCAGTTCTGAAGTTTTTCCCAAACAATCGCATGTCTCAGTTGATGAACCCACAGACAACTCTGTTGATTTCAGTCTGAAACCAGAACAAACAAGAACAGATATTACTAAACCGGACTCTACTATTCCACTCAGTATTACTCAACTGCCCGTACTTGAAAGTCGAGTAGGGTCGCCACTGGAAGATAAGATAAACGACAAAATTAGACCCGTAAATCAGAGCAACTTGACAGAAATGAGCCAGAGCTCAAGCGCAGAAAGAAAACTTCCGCTCCAGGAACGAGATCCTGAGTCTTTGCGGATGTTATCTGAAGATTCGCTTATCAATAGACCTCAGAGTATATCGGTTGGACTGGCGTCAGTGAGAAACCCGACAATAATTGACGAAGCTAACCCTCCACGCGTCACGTCTGATAACAAAACGCTTCGTATTTCAACGATGCAGATCCCACTTCAAACAAACAGTGCTGCCAGTTCAGTAGTAAATGTGAATTCGCATCTTAATGATCGTAATTCTAAGGTGACACCGGAGCCTGAAGAAATTAAAACTGTAGGAAGTAGAAAGGCTGTTCGTGGAACGTTTGCTTCACGAGAAAGTATTTTAAACAATGGAAAAATCAGCGATGACAACTCCTTACAACGTAGAATATCAtccatcttcaacaatcttcCCAATGATATCGAGCTTTCTGACGACTCAGCATCTGATTTAGAGACTATTAATGATAGCTTTAATTCTTCTACTCAGCCTACTCCCATGCAATTAGGTAACCGATCTGAGTCACAGCTTAATGCATCAGGACATCCGTACCATGACATGTCTCTATATAGTGAATCTATAGCGAAATCCTCGCCCATAAAAGGCAAGGCCGAACTCCACCGTGGATATGCTGGCCCCATAACTTCAACTGGAAGTTCACCGACGCTAAATACGTTCTATGCTCTCAAAAAGAAGGACCATCGACGAATGAAGGAGAAGCAGTCTTCCAATCTTTCTGCTGTTCTTATCGATAACGCCAAGTCGATGTTCAACTCCAATCTCACTGGGGCTGTAGTTTCTTCCGCTTCTTCAATGGTAACTTCTGGAAGcagagagaagaaaaagaagaagaaacccaGTAAACCTTCTGAGAATCCCTTGAAAAGTGGTGGGATACCGAAGAAATACTGGATGAATGATTCATTCGTTTCTGACTGtctcaattgcttcaagCCCTTTACTgctttcagaagaaagcacCATTGTAGATTCTGCGGGCAGATCTTCTGTTCTGATTGTACACTATTCATTTCGTACAATCAGCATAAGGAAGAAAGACAGAACCGggaaaacaagaaagacgataagaagaaaaccaGTGGTTCCTATAACGACAAGTTACGGGTTTGCAAACCTTGTTATAGTGATGTTATCGTCTATTTGAGTGATGATTCTAGCTCATCAGATTCCGACGATGAGAATGAACAGGCCATCGACGATTCTGATGAAGAGCAGTCTGGATCTCTGGGAAGTTCTCAAGTGGACGAGCCAATCCTCCCACAACATCCTCTTTCTAGAATCAGATCGCTATCAACAAACTCGCGAAGAGATAGTAGGATGAATGAAGCTACACTTGCTGCAAATAGAGGATTTTTGAATAAAGATTCAAAGTCCATATTGGAGTCTCCAACCTCAGAGAGCAATATCAGTTCAGTTACCAAGTTGGACGAGAGTATCAAAGTTCACCAGAAGCAAGCTCCTCAAATGGCTATTCCTACGACGAGAACAGGCGAATCTGTAGAAATTCCCGTACCCAAGAGCTCGTACAATAACTCTACGGTTCTTGGAAGTCGACCTCctaacttcaacttggatgCACTCACAATGAGCACTTCGAGCTTAAATAGTCAACATCGTATCCACAGCAATGTAGCAGCAGAAACGTTATCGTTgcacaacaacaatatgGGAAGAAGCTGGCTCAAGAACTATACCCATTTGCGGCAAGCGAACATATCTACACCAGATTTACAGAGATCCAACAGCATGGACAGCATTAGCAATATGTACAACAATATCATTGGCAAGAAGTCCTCTCAAGGTCGTTTACGAATAGTTTCTAGTTCTGAGAGAGACCTCAGTAGAAGAGTTTCCAACAAGAGTGAAATGATTATAACAGATTCAATAAACTCTGACGGAGATTATGAATACGATGACGAATTTGATGACGGAAACGAAAAAGGTTCAGAAAGTGAGAATGAAGACGAACAAGCGATGTCTCTCTATGCTGCCTTGAATCACAGTGCCTTAAAGACTACTCCTTTAGCCAAAAACAACATCCCCAACAGTacagtgtcagttccaACTCTAGGCGAGTTTCCAGCAATGATGTCAAATTTCCCAAGAACAATTGCTGGTTCCACTAAACTCTTTCCAACCGCAACATCTCCAAATCTTAACCATGCTGTTacttttcttgaagagatgCCTAAGGCCGAAAACATGAGATCGATAGGAAGAGCTCATGCTTCTTTAGAAAGAATCAGATCCAGGCGTAAAAGTAAATCGGT
It contains:
- the CHT4 gene encoding chitinase endochitinase 1 precursor (chitinase endochitinase 1 precursor (CHI1)~go_function hydrolase activity~go_process metabolism); this encodes MLHKLSSKVSDRIHKYNSLSQDKNQQAFQIAGKDDCKGYKSCVYFSNWSVYGRKHFAIDIPVEFVTHVFYAFITIDANTGNVKFTDEWCDLQLPLESPVSSNQKVTGSIQQLFQMKQLNRHLKVVMSIGGWGTEHLFQAVTSDHAKLDNFINSAVKFVCEYGFDGIDIDWEYPRNTHECKQLVKLLSGLKQKLNLVSPDYLLTIASPGGDENIEVLDFPELDKYLSFWNVMCYDFCGEGWSTRTGYHSNLYGNNGDNNLSASNIIEKYIQHGVSPQKLILGMPLYGRVFHGASSPTVGHSFTKEILPGSVNGDTCDYKSLPISQESFDEKTGSCSYYDSQTKQLFVYDNPQVARMKADFTSKYKLGGGMWWDSCGDVAIKEKERSLIYNYIQQLGGSAALEKTPNHI
- a CDS encoding predicted protein, translated to MSSSGLQRRRGNKTASSGANSGSGGRTSDSYEDNNHTKNSNEAVSDHKIGYDSRDIESRESLKLPLLTLMEEVLLIGLKDKEGYLSFWNDNISYALRGCILLELAFRYKITLVNDPARRRFELSDRLIEVIDSEPTGEVLLDEALKIMKNDGSNLSVTNWIDLLSGETWNLMKINYQLKQVRERLAKGLVDKGILRTERKNFFLFDMATHPVADKLSKEHIKNRLLNVLVNRNVDLDTVANDQFPQNTSFRYLRTIALVCGAYAANVLENVLLSLNYDKRDQAFARADELLTDFSDFPFNLSHQSPLGIGLNLGQEITSEVEASSSSELQLELIAAVLSVFARMDSIL
- a CDS encoding predicted protein (go_function cysteine-type endopeptidase activity; ubiquitin thiolesterase activity~go_process ubiquitin-dependent protein catabolism) is translated as MSESLLDIPAGVPDSVPANSRIYKDDCMYTFDTPENNDLGLDVDLKSYQAFSRTDEYNFTFENYAKTGNNWYLNINKTLKPEEERNKLLYDENGQKSQKLQKLEVREVPDDELYDTKLSIYDAADDISYPIEKLTLRFQNLVNEILTANSSNRNDEIKQWEQEIFPCEHSVDVEQFDVGTVDLSRCAECELTENLWICLHCGTLGCGRQQFGTALKGNSHALSHFEKTDHPVAVKLGSLSADSEDSCDVYCYRCNDEVKVPNLAEKLLRFGLDLKSTVKTEKSLVELNIDQNMNYDFKLEGPDGSKLVPVYGKGLTGFLNLGNSCYLNSVVQSLFDLESYQNYFADLSIPDTENPARDLKTQLLKIYDGLLSGRYSKPGSLKGDDYQLGLKPSSFKNLIGENHEEFKTQRQQDAFEFLIYLLDKIDNEFGLSLNKELNYLFTSKTVCFNCKHGSSHIDLADNLSVNIEDKVISLDEDTGKKQYEPVNFIDCFRAYCANEAIEGYRCDNCGSDTAGVAIKSGGFRTFPNVLIVNAKRIKLENWVPVKIDVPIEIPDRLDISEFKAPVFASDEVEDEPDSEDTKGTAFEPSREALDTLLAMGFPETRCLKALFNTGNNSAEDAMNWLFAHMEDVDIDEPFDSSQISPQQSASASAGPSQDAIDNLTAMGFSQQLAKKALVLNGNDVNSAVEWLFTNPDDDGVIVESGDASKAVVNLSKEKEDLKEQLLESGDSTNGKYELQSVICHKGTSPHTGHYVVFIKKVIDGQEKWVLFNDEKVVVCGEDSLQDMRTNGYVYFFKKVQQHS